In the Candidatus Woesearchaeota archaeon genome, GTCAATTCTTCGACTTCTTTGCCATCAGGAGCTTTGGTAATGAAATCAATATCTGCATTGATTAATTCCTTGATAATCAAATCTCCGCCTCTATCTCCATCAACAAAAACAGTCACTGTTTTTTCCCGCGCTAAATCCATCACTGATTTAGGCACTGATGTTCCATTAATAGCAATCGCATTCTTAAAGCCATGCTTTAATAAATTAACAACATCAGCGCGACCTTCTACGATAATAATCTCATCTGAATCAGCTACCCCTGGCCCAGCAGGGAGATTATCAGGTCCAAACGAAGTAATTTCCATGACACGGACTGAATAAGCGACTTCATCAGCTAATTCTTGAGAGTCAGGAATTGAACTATCCATAAGTAGTCTAAGCAATTCTTTTGCACGTTCAACCACAAAGGTACGTTTAGAAACACGAACATCTTCAATTTTCTCTACTTTGATCTTAGCATTGCATGGTCCAATACGCTGGATTATTTCTAAAGCAGCTGCAACGATAGCAGTTTCAGCCTTGTCCAAGCTTGAAGGTATAATGATCTGACCTCCACTTTTTCCAGCTTTAGTATCTACATTTACCTCAATTCTGCCAATTCTACCTGAACGCTGCAATTCTCGCAATTCTAAGTCTACCCCTAAAAGACCTTCAGTCTGACCAAAAATTGCGCCAATAACATCAGGCTTATCTACAATGCCATCAATTATAATACTTGCTTGAACAATATATTTAGCACTTACCGGGCTAATTTTTCCCATTATAAATCCCTCCATTAAAAGAAAGAGCTTATTTAATTAATTAAGGCATTTTATGTTCTTAATATAAATATTAGCTTATATTGAGCGTGAATAAATAAAATAAGGCTTATTTGCCGTTATTAATGGATATGAAGCT is a window encoding:
- a CDS encoding DNA primase, which encodes MGKISPVSAKYIVQASIIIDGIVDKPDVIGAIFGQTEGLLGVDLELRELQRSGRIGRIEVNVDTKAGKSGGQIIIPSSLDKAETAIVAAALEIIQRIGPCNAKIKVEKIEDVRVSKRTFVVERAKELLRLLMDSSIPDSQELADEVAYSVRVMEITSFGPDNLPAGPGVADSDEIIIVEGRADVVNLLKHGFKNAIAINGTSVPKSVMDLAREKTVTVFVDGDRGGDLIIKELINADIDFITKAPDGKEVEELTKKEIHQCIRSRMSAEQARMEVAKGNEGGGFKTPLSQRPMMARPQESSEDSQRQQAQSLQLNRGKDMRPIERMDRRQQGFQQRPMERMDRRQQPFQARKLPSKLSDEEKTKFSKMLEDLIGTRGAYVLDNKLNILGKVPFSELVATIKSLSSGIYAVVFDGTVDELLLQTTEKIGVKYLITMDGKMKGNGKVTILTAEDL